The following proteins are encoded in a genomic region of Paenibacillus sp. FSL R7-0273:
- a CDS encoding class I SAM-dependent methyltransferase, with product MYREIQVSDFLPVLLEQLKFSDSILDVGCGTGALLERYEAAVVMGLDIHRPYLLHRKYTSPNIIPIHANASHIDKLFLPGTFSAVTLIDSLEHFSMDEGKELLRKAELIASSRVVVFTPRGFFPQEGTDHFHLQGEYFQRHWSGWEPEDFLKLGYSVTVLKGFHHAENPAFREAFGADHAPLDALLACKTV from the coding sequence ATGTACCGGGAAATTCAAGTGAGTGACTTTCTGCCGGTCCTGCTGGAGCAGCTGAAATTTTCCGACAGTATTCTGGATGTCGGCTGCGGGACCGGTGCGCTGCTGGAACGTTACGAGGCTGCTGTTGTGATGGGGCTGGATATACACAGACCCTACCTGCTGCACCGTAAATATACTTCACCCAACATCATCCCGATTCATGCCAATGCCAGCCATATCGATAAGCTGTTTCTGCCGGGCACGTTCTCGGCTGTTACGCTGATTGATTCACTGGAGCATTTTTCAATGGATGAGGGCAAGGAGCTGCTGAGAAAAGCAGAGCTGATCGCATCCAGCCGCGTAGTGGTATTTACGCCGCGCGGATTTTTTCCGCAGGAGGGGACGGACCATTTTCACCTGCAGGGGGAGTATTTCCAGAGACACTGGAGCGGCTGGGAGCCGGAGGATTTCCTGAAGCTCGGTTATTCGGTAACGGTTCTGAAGGGCTTTCACCATGCCGAGAATCCGGCCTTCCGCGAAGCATTCGGTGCGGACCACGCTCCACTCGATGCCCTGCTCGCCTGTAAAACGGTCTAA
- a CDS encoding dTDP-4-dehydrorhamnose reductase family protein: MKLLILGGNGMAGHMLAAYFRRQGTHHVFHTTRDKSDLGGLYVDADDIAGVEKLVDIVSPHCIINAMGVLNHFAERDRVTAYHVNGFLPHRLRRAADNAGARLIHISTDCVFEGTRGGYTEEDAADGTSVYAITKSLGEVRAPGHLTIRTSIIGPEIRSGGIGLMEWFLAQKGPVSGYERVMWNGVTTLELAKAVEQMLASPVSGLIHLAHPQPLSKYELLRHMQQAFGKEDVEIIPESAHVQDRTLVSTRADVHFELPAYSVMLKELADWMNQSAMYT, from the coding sequence ATGAAGCTGCTTATCCTCGGCGGAAACGGTATGGCGGGTCATATGCTGGCGGCGTATTTTCGCCGCCAGGGCACACATCATGTCTTCCATACAACCCGGGATAAGAGTGATCTTGGCGGGCTGTATGTCGATGCCGACGATATTGCCGGCGTTGAGAAGCTGGTTGACATTGTATCACCCCATTGCATTATCAATGCAATGGGTGTCCTTAATCATTTTGCCGAGCGTGACCGGGTTACGGCCTATCATGTGAACGGATTTCTGCCGCACCGGCTGCGCCGGGCTGCAGATAACGCCGGAGCCCGGCTGATTCATATCAGCACCGACTGCGTGTTCGAGGGAACGCGCGGCGGTTATACGGAGGAGGATGCAGCTGACGGCACCTCGGTCTACGCCATCACCAAAAGCCTCGGCGAAGTCCGTGCCCCCGGCCATCTGACCATCCGCACCTCCATTATCGGTCCGGAAATCCGCAGCGGCGGCATCGGGCTGATGGAATGGTTCCTGGCCCAGAAGGGGCCGGTCTCCGGCTACGAGCGGGTGATGTGGAACGGGGTCACGACACTGGAGCTGGCCAAGGCGGTAGAACAGATGCTGGCTTCACCGGTGTCCGGCCTGATTCATCTGGCCCACCCGCAGCCGCTCAGCAAATACGAGCTGCTGCGTCATATGCAGCAGGCCTTCGGTAAAGAGGATGTCGAGATTATTCCAGAATCCGCGCATGTCCAGGACCGGACTCTGGTGAGTACAAGAGCCGATGTTCATTTTGAACTTCCTGCATATTCTGTAATGCTCAAGGAACTTGCTGACTGGATGAACCAGTCAGCGATGTACACATGA
- a CDS encoding glycosyltransferase family 4 protein, whose translation MRLIFPVLTLSRGGAQRMLAELANRLSHIGHDVVVLMPAGGTVEYEMGCKVVHVPEATLTEHDFPYGDVIVSNYYTTVQAAQRASEQGKGIHVRLALCYEPTFLPDNNQSFASYSVTRNLMVLSRWQQEIVRINHGIKGRIVPVGVNGDFHNMHMREVPGRSLVVSAILRKPEGGFSGHREQEYLLQELATVKEHHPEVQIYLITPPGEYADSAALKAIMADSRFHTRTPSNDIELCYHYNESDIFVSSSTFDTGSLPGLEAMRCGAALATVYSGGNLEYGMHGQNCLMSYRFENRLAQDIVTLIRDKELRERLARKGESDSWRFTWEKSTQLFQAELFEIVSKQGGA comes from the coding sequence ATGAGGCTCATATTTCCGGTTCTGACCCTGTCCAGGGGAGGTGCACAGCGGATGCTGGCCGAACTGGCCAACCGCCTCAGCCATATCGGTCACGATGTGGTTGTTCTGATGCCTGCCGGAGGCACCGTAGAATACGAAATGGGCTGTAAGGTGGTCCATGTGCCTGAAGCTACTCTGACGGAGCATGATTTTCCTTATGGGGATGTCATTGTTTCTAATTACTATACAACTGTACAGGCAGCCCAGCGGGCGAGTGAGCAGGGGAAGGGCATCCATGTCAGGCTGGCCCTTTGCTATGAGCCGACCTTTTTGCCCGACAACAATCAGTCCTTTGCCTCCTACAGCGTTACCCGTAATCTGATGGTGCTGTCGCGCTGGCAGCAGGAGATTGTGAGGATCAACCATGGCATCAAGGGAAGGATTGTTCCGGTTGGCGTGAACGGGGATTTTCACAATATGCATATGCGTGAGGTGCCGGGAAGAAGTCTGGTAGTGTCCGCGATTCTGCGCAAGCCGGAAGGGGGGTTCTCCGGTCACCGGGAGCAGGAATACCTGCTGCAGGAGCTCGCCACGGTAAAAGAGCATCATCCCGAGGTCCAGATTTATCTGATTACCCCGCCGGGTGAATATGCCGATTCGGCTGCCCTGAAGGCCATTATGGCGGATAGCCGTTTCCATACGCGTACGCCGTCCAATGATATTGAGCTGTGCTACCATTATAATGAGAGCGACATTTTTGTCAGCTCAAGCACCTTTGATACGGGCTCTCTTCCCGGACTTGAAGCGATGCGCTGCGGGGCGGCACTGGCTACCGTCTATTCGGGCGGCAATCTGGAATATGGCATGCACGGGCAAAACTGCCTGATGTCCTACCGGTTCGAGAACAGGCTGGCACAGGATATCGTTACCCTGATCCGGGATAAGGAGCTGCGTGAGCGGCTTGCCCGCAAGGGGGAGAGCGATTCCTGGCGGTTCACCTGGGAGAAAAGCACGCAGCTTTTTCAGGCGGAGCTGTTTGAAATTGTATCCAAGCAGGGCGGAGCCTAA
- a CDS encoding NAD-dependent epimerase/dehydratase family protein, producing MKARRLLITGAAGFTGAHAVRYFHAAGAEVTAVVRRPAAAGFWPEGVKQQVCDLSDRRAVAAMVAEAGPDEVLHLAGRNSVPESWRDPLLYMETNVMATLYLLEALRARPAGRILVAGSRLKYRPGTAAGPPHPYSLSKTLEELVSLAWGTLFKQPVLLAEPCNLIGPGPSTGFCTLLAQHTVRSEAAAASGAEAPPAFRLSSRHALRDFLDVRDAVRAYDYILLSGTEGTVYRIDSGTQRTLGDISAKLLVHAKAPVPMDWGPDAPGQAPEPSGAAQPDAADEAVENAAALGWKPEISLERSLQEIVDYCRSGREGRLS from the coding sequence ATGAAGGCGCGGAGGCTGCTGATAACCGGAGCTGCAGGCTTTACCGGAGCGCATGCCGTCCGTTACTTTCATGCCGCCGGAGCAGAGGTTACCGCTGTGGTGCGCCGTCCGGCAGCAGCCGGGTTCTGGCCTGAAGGAGTGAAGCAGCAGGTCTGCGATCTGAGCGACCGCAGGGCTGTAGCGGCCATGGTTGCGGAGGCCGGGCCGGATGAGGTCCTTCATCTGGCAGGCCGCAACTCCGTCCCGGAATCATGGCGGGACCCGCTGCTCTACATGGAGACCAACGTGATGGCGACGCTGTATCTGCTGGAGGCACTCCGTGCGCGGCCGGCAGGGCGGATTCTGGTTGCGGGCTCCCGGCTGAAGTACCGTCCGGGAACCGCCGCCGGTCCGCCTCATCCCTACAGCCTCAGCAAAACGCTGGAGGAGCTGGTGTCCCTTGCCTGGGGGACCCTGTTCAAGCAGCCGGTGCTGCTGGCAGAGCCCTGTAACCTGATCGGCCCCGGCCCCTCCACCGGCTTCTGCACCCTGCTGGCACAGCATACTGTGCGCAGCGAGGCTGCGGCGGCCAGCGGAGCTGAGGCGCCGCCGGCCTTCCGGCTGTCATCACGGCATGCGCTGCGCGACTTCCTGGATGTGCGCGATGCCGTGCGGGCTTACGATTACATTCTCCTCAGCGGGACGGAAGGTACCGTCTACCGGATTGATTCTGGAACACAGCGGACGCTGGGCGATATTTCCGCGAAGCTGCTGGTGCATGCGAAGGCTCCGGTGCCGATGGACTGGGGACCGGATGCCCCCGGGCAAGCGCCGGAACCGTCCGGGGCTGCGCAACCGGATGCTGCAGACGAAGCAGTGGAGAATGCTGCCGCACTCGGCTGGAAGCCGGAAATCAGCCTTGAGCGCTCACTGCAAGAGATTGTGGATTATTGCCGCTCCGGCAGGGAAGGAAGGTTATCATGA
- a CDS encoding glycosyltransferase family 4 protein → MKVLFTFYVPSGGVETLNRLRCDSLQREGIQCHVLYLMQGSSQQNQNNFPVYIALKDEEIRALLEAERYDAIIVTSDYLLMERLRRLGYAGILIYESQGLGKREDAKDMIIEAVPYLRSYCNAVLIPPTDHLLELFITICPWLHRYIIPNIVDIQSFHFIPGEKPHDPVIAWVGRLESNKNWREYLQIAKEIRTYKPDLHLWMFHDPGLATEEQTQLFNEELHRLGLNDRLVVFSNIPNHVMPVYFSSIAASGGFLLSTSITEGFGYAVAEAICCTCPVLSTDSDGVRSFIVHNQSGKFYPLGNIGAAVQEGLELMNNLELRDSIRIQGRNHMVARFGSERYAQSFREMLNSFSIF, encoded by the coding sequence ATGAAGGTTTTATTTACGTTTTATGTACCCAGCGGCGGAGTAGAGACTCTGAACAGGCTAAGGTGTGACAGTCTGCAGCGTGAAGGGATCCAGTGCCATGTTTTATATCTCATGCAGGGTTCCTCACAGCAGAACCAGAACAATTTCCCGGTATACATCGCTTTAAAAGATGAAGAAATCCGTGCACTGCTCGAAGCTGAGCGTTACGATGCTATTATTGTAACCTCTGACTATCTGCTGATGGAGCGCCTGCGAAGGCTGGGTTACGCCGGTATCCTGATCTACGAATCCCAAGGGCTTGGCAAGCGTGAGGATGCAAAGGATATGATTATAGAGGCTGTGCCTTACCTGCGTTCCTACTGCAACGCCGTGCTGATTCCGCCCACCGATCATCTGCTGGAACTGTTTATAACCATTTGTCCCTGGCTGCACCGGTACATTATTCCCAACATTGTAGACATACAGTCTTTTCACTTCATTCCCGGCGAAAAACCGCATGACCCTGTCATTGCCTGGGTAGGGCGGCTGGAGAGCAACAAGAACTGGCGCGAATATCTGCAGATTGCCAAAGAGATCCGCACATACAAGCCTGATCTGCATCTCTGGATGTTTCATGATCCGGGGCTTGCGACCGAAGAGCAGACACAGCTTTTTAATGAAGAGCTGCACCGGCTCGGCCTGAACGACCGGCTGGTTGTTTTCAGCAATATCCCGAACCATGTTATGCCTGTGTACTTCTCTTCCATTGCCGCCTCCGGGGGATTCCTGCTGTCTACATCAATAACGGAAGGATTCGGGTATGCCGTAGCCGAAGCGATCTGCTGCACCTGTCCCGTCCTTAGCACCGACTCTGACGGTGTCCGCTCCTTTATCGTCCATAACCAATCCGGCAAGTTCTATCCGCTGGGCAATATCGGAGCTGCTGTACAGGAAGGCCTGGAGCTGATGAACAATCTGGAGCTGAGGGACAGCATCCGCATTCAAGGCAGAAACCACATGGTCGCCCGCTTCGGCTCGGAGCGCTATGCCCAGTCTTTCCGTGAAATGCTGAATTCCTTCTCCATCTTCTAG
- the nagA gene encoding N-acetylglucosamine-6-phosphate deacetylase, whose protein sequence is MAEIKNGAEVTGQLLYGKVLTPSGLIGEGVIAVSSEAIHYAGEAAWLPAAYSSWPASVPEHGGLLIPGFVDVHVHGGAGHDFMYSNSGALDAITRFHAAQGTTTMLATTMTAAKADIDRVLAEVDSYRAAGMPYAQLAGVHLEGPFISRKWPGAQNPEHIVPANIDWLEAWESQYPGLIRQVTLAPEREGALEAILWLRRHGITAALGHTNATFEEVIAAADAGLNQAVHMYNAMTPLHHRKPGTAGAVMFDERIRAEIIADGIHVHPAAIQIIARLKSKDNLLLITDAMSATGLEDGEYTIGDLPVMVTGGVATLKEHPESLAGSTLTMIRGFRYLVQEAGLTLEEASRAASLTPAVSLGMQRTIGSLEAGKRGDILLLNDQLELQRVWISGREITAG, encoded by the coding sequence ATGGCTGAAATAAAGAACGGAGCGGAAGTAACCGGACAGCTGCTCTACGGCAAGGTGCTGACGCCGTCCGGACTAATCGGAGAAGGCGTAATCGCCGTCTCCTCTGAGGCTATCCATTACGCAGGCGAAGCTGCCTGGCTGCCGGCTGCTTACAGCAGCTGGCCGGCAAGCGTGCCTGAGCACGGCGGTCTGCTGATTCCGGGATTCGTCGATGTGCATGTGCATGGCGGCGCCGGCCATGACTTCATGTATAGCAACAGCGGCGCGCTGGATGCCATCACCCGCTTCCATGCCGCTCAGGGAACCACAACGATGCTGGCCACGACAATGACCGCTGCCAAGGCGGACATTGACCGGGTGCTGGCTGAGGTGGACAGCTACCGCGCAGCCGGGATGCCCTACGCCCAATTGGCCGGAGTCCATCTGGAAGGGCCGTTCATCAGCCGGAAATGGCCGGGTGCGCAGAATCCGGAGCATATTGTTCCGGCTAATATTGACTGGCTGGAAGCATGGGAGTCGCAGTATCCCGGGCTGATCCGCCAGGTCACGCTCGCACCGGAGCGCGAAGGTGCGCTGGAAGCGATTCTCTGGCTCCGCAGGCACGGGATTACAGCTGCCCTGGGGCATACGAATGCGACCTTTGAGGAAGTCATAGCCGCGGCAGATGCCGGCCTGAACCAGGCGGTCCATATGTACAACGCCATGACGCCGCTGCATCACCGCAAGCCCGGCACGGCCGGCGCTGTAATGTTCGATGAGCGGATCCGCGCAGAAATCATCGCCGACGGCATCCACGTCCATCCCGCGGCGATCCAAATCATTGCCCGGCTCAAAAGCAAAGACAATCTGCTGCTGATTACCGACGCGATGTCCGCAACCGGACTCGAGGACGGAGAATACACCATAGGCGATCTGCCCGTAATGGTAACCGGCGGGGTAGCTACCTTGAAGGAGCATCCCGAATCACTGGCCGGCAGCACTCTGACCATGATCCGCGGCTTCCGCTATCTGGTCCAGGAGGCCGGCCTAACTCTGGAGGAGGCTTCCCGGGCAGCAAGCCTTACCCCAGCAGTCTCGCTGGGTATGCAGCGGACCATCGGCTCACTTGAAGCCGGCAAACGCGGCGATATCCTGCTGCTGAATGACCAGCTTGAGCTGCAGCGTGTCTGGATTAGCGGGCGGGAGATAACAGCCGGGTGA
- the wecB gene encoding non-hydrolyzing UDP-N-acetylglucosamine 2-epimerase, whose product MKIMTILGTRPEIIRLSVIIALLDKHADRHVLVHTGQNFTASLSGVFFAELGLRAPDYVLQDKQAGLGGQMAAMFGSLEGILLKEQPDRVLLLGDTNSALCAILAERMGIPVVHMEAGNRCYDLKVPEEKNRRVIDAVSTINMPYTQQSKRHLVSEGFPSQRIVLTGNPIHEVITHYQAQISSSDILSRLELTSGQYFLVTAHRAENVDDPQSLVQIMSGLNLVAEQFGLRLICSIHPRTRSKLTEQFQLEMNPLVEFHEPFGFFDFVHLEQHALCAITDSGTVQEECCLMGVPTVTIRRTTERPETVDCGSNVVSGVEQNSILRSVRLMTSLNQEWEAPEGYLTPDVSAKVVKFLLGGNLHV is encoded by the coding sequence ATGAAGATCATGACGATTTTGGGCACACGGCCCGAAATAATCCGCCTAAGCGTGATCATAGCGCTGCTGGATAAGCATGCGGACCGGCATGTGCTGGTGCATACCGGCCAGAATTTCACGGCCAGCCTCAGCGGAGTGTTCTTTGCAGAGCTTGGACTGCGGGCACCGGACTATGTGCTGCAGGATAAGCAGGCCGGGCTGGGCGGCCAGATGGCTGCCATGTTCGGCAGCCTGGAAGGCATCCTGCTGAAGGAGCAGCCGGACCGGGTGCTGCTGCTTGGTGATACGAACAGTGCGCTGTGCGCCATTCTCGCCGAGCGGATGGGCATTCCGGTTGTCCATATGGAGGCGGGCAACCGCTGCTATGACCTGAAAGTGCCCGAAGAGAAAAACCGCCGTGTCATCGACGCGGTTTCCACCATTAATATGCCATATACGCAGCAGAGCAAACGCCATCTGGTCAGCGAGGGCTTCCCGAGCCAGCGTATCGTGCTCACCGGCAACCCGATTCATGAGGTGATTACGCACTACCAGGCACAGATCAGCAGCAGTGATATTTTATCCCGCCTGGAACTGACCTCCGGGCAGTACTTCCTTGTTACAGCCCACCGGGCCGAGAATGTGGATGATCCGCAGTCGCTGGTGCAGATCATGTCAGGATTGAACCTGGTGGCTGAGCAGTTTGGCCTCCGCCTGATCTGCAGCATTCATCCCCGCACCCGTTCCAAGCTGACGGAGCAGTTCCAGCTTGAGATGAACCCGCTGGTGGAATTCCATGAGCCCTTCGGATTTTTCGATTTCGTCCATCTGGAGCAGCATGCCCTCTGTGCGATCACCGACAGCGGGACCGTCCAGGAGGAATGCTGCCTGATGGGAGTGCCGACCGTAACGATCCGCCGGACGACAGAACGTCCGGAGACGGTGGATTGCGGAAGCAATGTAGTGTCGGGAGTGGAGCAGAACAGCATTCTGCGCAGTGTCCGGCTGATGACGTCGCTGAATCAGGAATGGGAGGCACCGGAGGGCTATTTGACCCCGGATGTCTCGGCTAAGGTAGTTAAATTTTTGCTTGGAGGGAACCTGCATGTTTAA
- a CDS encoding glycosyltransferase encodes MNRPKVSVIIPFYNCPYIEQALQSALSQSWQPYEIIVVDDGSYVHTDRIAPYLHKIHYLGKANGGTASALNHAILHATGDYVAWLSSDDMFYHDKINNQVLFMEQNGLLISYTNFHYINGESQLTEMNASPVFPNQLEYLRCFLHGNPINGCTVMFRRDVFGAIGLFNESLPYTHDYDLWYRAILSGYPPVMLNQSLTAYRRHSGMGTLKHYDVIMAEAAATNARYNGMLRGLIASMGG; translated from the coding sequence ATGAATCGTCCGAAGGTTTCGGTCATTATCCCGTTCTATAATTGCCCTTACATTGAGCAGGCGCTGCAAAGCGCCTTATCCCAATCCTGGCAGCCCTATGAGATTATCGTAGTCGATGACGGCTCCTATGTTCACACGGACCGGATTGCCCCATATCTGCACAAAATTCACTATCTGGGTAAAGCCAACGGGGGAACCGCCTCTGCGCTGAACCACGCGATTCTGCATGCTACCGGCGATTATGTGGCCTGGCTGAGCTCAGATGATATGTTTTACCATGACAAAATAAACAACCAGGTGCTGTTCATGGAGCAGAACGGCCTGCTGATCAGCTATACCAACTTCCACTACATCAACGGGGAGTCCCAGCTAACGGAGATGAACGCTTCTCCGGTCTTCCCGAACCAGCTTGAATATCTGCGCTGCTTCCTGCACGGCAATCCCATTAACGGCTGCACCGTAATGTTCAGGCGTGATGTGTTCGGAGCGATCGGCTTGTTCAATGAATCCCTGCCCTATACACATGACTATGACCTGTGGTACAGAGCCATCCTGAGCGGCTATCCGCCGGTCATGCTGAATCAGTCCTTAACCGCCTACCGGCGGCACAGCGGAATGGGGACCCTGAAGCATTATGATGTCATCATGGCAGAGGCTGCAGCGACCAATGCCCGCTATAACGGCATGCTGCGCGGGCTGATTGCCTCCATGGGCGGCTGA
- a CDS encoding polysaccharide biosynthesis protein produces the protein MFNNKRIMVTGGTGSWGHELIRQLLPQNPKEIIVFSRSESAQVAMSREFEDNRLSFVIGDIRDKEALVAACRGVDYVFHLAALKHVPVCEDQPYEALKTNVVGTQNVIEAAIANNVEKAIYISTDKAANPSNFYGMTKAIGEKLFVYANLLGSRTRFVTVRGGNVLGTNGSVVHLFMKQIKDKGQVRITDMNMTRFFFTLRDAITLLFKASEVSLGGEIFVMTMPTCKIVDLAEVLIEASGRTDVSIIEAGIRPGEKIHEILMSDFESLTTVVYDEQYLVILPTLDMPELKAHYKSYPHVSFNSFSSENNLMDQEEIKDILIRGGFLQ, from the coding sequence ATGTTTAATAATAAACGGATTATGGTCACCGGCGGCACCGGTTCCTGGGGGCATGAGCTTATCCGGCAGCTGCTGCCGCAAAATCCCAAGGAGATTATCGTCTTCTCCCGCAGTGAGTCTGCACAGGTGGCAATGAGCCGCGAATTTGAGGATAACCGCCTAAGCTTTGTAATCGGGGACATCCGTGACAAGGAAGCGCTGGTCGCCGCCTGCCGCGGTGTGGATTATGTGTTCCATCTGGCTGCGCTGAAGCATGTTCCGGTCTGCGAGGATCAGCCGTATGAAGCGCTGAAGACCAATGTGGTCGGTACCCAGAACGTCATTGAGGCAGCCATCGCCAACAATGTGGAAAAAGCGATCTACATCTCCACCGACAAAGCAGCCAATCCGTCCAACTTCTACGGCATGACCAAGGCTATCGGCGAAAAGCTGTTCGTCTACGCCAACCTGCTCGGCTCACGCACCCGGTTCGTAACGGTGCGCGGCGGCAATGTACTGGGAACGAACGGCAGTGTCGTCCATCTATTCATGAAGCAGATTAAGGATAAAGGTCAGGTCCGCATTACCGATATGAATATGACCCGCTTCTTCTTCACCCTGCGCGATGCGATTACCCTGCTGTTCAAGGCTTCTGAGGTCAGCCTCGGCGGCGAAATTTTCGTCATGACCATGCCGACCTGCAAGATTGTTGATCTGGCTGAGGTGCTGATCGAGGCCTCCGGGAGAACCGATGTCAGCATCATAGAAGCAGGCATCCGGCCCGGGGAGAAAATCCACGAAATTCTGATGAGTGATTTCGAAAGCCTGACCACCGTTGTCTACGATGAGCAGTACCTGGTCATTCTCCCGACGCTGGATATGCCGGAGCTGAAGGCCCATTACAAGAGCTATCCGCATGTCTCGTTCAACAGCTTCAGCTCGGAGAATAACCTGATGGATCAGGAGGAGATCAAGGACATCCTGATCCGGGGAGGTTTTCTGCAATGA
- a CDS encoding glycosyltransferase family 2 protein: protein MNQSLKVSVVIPFYNCPYVDQAVESVLAQSYPNIELIVVDDGSTLYTEKLTPYKDKILYIRKQNGGTGSALNMGIKAASGNYFAWLSADDRFYPHKIERQMQELHRTGTLFNHSAYYYINERGERASEVISVPFAGRRELIATMMTGCPVNGSTVLLDMGIFRTVGVFDESFLYTQDYELWLRILPHFGWSYVEEPLLDYRVHQGMGSVIHNEAQTREIQMVQAKHNGILAQLLRKEGGS from the coding sequence ATGAATCAGAGCCTCAAGGTTTCAGTAGTCATTCCATTCTATAATTGCCCGTACGTGGACCAGGCGGTGGAAAGCGTGCTGGCCCAGAGCTATCCCAATATCGAGCTTATTGTGGTTGACGACGGCTCAACCCTGTATACCGAGAAGCTAACCCCGTACAAGGATAAAATCCTGTATATACGCAAGCAGAACGGCGGTACCGGCTCAGCGCTCAACATGGGCATCAAGGCGGCCAGCGGCAATTATTTTGCCTGGCTCAGCGCGGATGACCGCTTCTACCCGCACAAAATCGAGCGGCAGATGCAGGAGCTGCACCGTACGGGCACTCTTTTTAACCATTCCGCCTACTATTACATCAATGAACGGGGAGAACGGGCATCTGAGGTGATTAGTGTTCCGTTTGCCGGCAGACGCGAGCTGATTGCCACGATGATGACAGGCTGCCCGGTCAACGGCAGTACGGTTCTGCTTGATATGGGGATTTTCCGCACGGTCGGTGTTTTTGACGAGAGCTTTCTATATACCCAGGATTACGAGCTGTGGCTGCGGATTCTGCCTCATTTCGGCTGGTCCTATGTGGAGGAGCCGCTGCTGGATTACCGTGTGCATCAGGGGATGGGCTCGGTCATTCACAACGAAGCGCAGACCCGGGAGATTCAGATGGTACAGGCCAAGCATAACGGAATTTTAGCCCAGCTGCTGCGAAAGGAGGGAGGGTCATGA
- a CDS encoding YhcN/YlaJ family sporulation lipoprotein, whose protein sequence is MLRSKVSTSVVRAALLLGMVSLTGCGTNQSADNNSVHTNSVNGNNGSRIQTNAVRGNTYDTMEVSQELAKKVTDMPEVSSANVMLAGKSAYVAVKLDETNGKPRNLSTHHYRSYSYDVGNLTSILPRNGGNMTGRAGGMNGMTGGAGSMYGGNTTGGAGGLDGITGRMYGGDTTGRASGMDGMTGRAGDMDNGGALTGRNSTAGTPGFTGMGGSMAGVPADLTGTGTTAGTGMTGGNGMLSGSNYVDGTQMKRDIDDSMGNGIGIRSVAPDNNYRMSSNEDVTNYVKNRIADVVKKHNPSVKNVYVSANPDFVERANYYAEEARAGHPLKGFAREFGTMVERIFPTRSGY, encoded by the coding sequence ATGTTGCGATCAAAGGTCAGCACATCAGTAGTCCGGGCAGCATTGCTGCTTGGTATGGTCAGCCTTACCGGCTGCGGCACAAATCAATCGGCAGACAATAACAGCGTGCACACGAACAGTGTTAACGGGAATAACGGCAGCCGGATTCAGACGAATGCGGTAAGGGGCAATACCTATGACACAATGGAGGTCAGCCAGGAGCTGGCCAAGAAAGTCACTGACATGCCTGAGGTCAGCTCCGCCAACGTCATGCTGGCCGGAAAAAGCGCCTATGTCGCCGTCAAGCTGGATGAAACCAACGGGAAGCCGCGTAATCTCAGCACTCATCATTATCGTTCCTACAGCTATGACGTCGGCAATCTCACTAGCATTCTGCCGCGCAACGGGGGGAATATGACGGGGAGAGCAGGCGGAATGAACGGCATGACAGGCGGAGCGGGCAGTATGTACGGCGGAAATACGACAGGCGGAGCAGGCGGTCTGGACGGCATCACAGGCAGAATGTATGGCGGAGATACGACAGGCAGAGCAAGCGGTATGGATGGCATGACAGGCAGAGCGGGTGATATGGATAATGGCGGCGCGCTGACTGGACGGAACAGTACAGCCGGAACACCAGGGTTTACGGGTATGGGCGGCTCCATGGCCGGAGTTCCTGCGGACCTGACGGGAACAGGCACAACGGCAGGAACGGGCATGACCGGCGGAAACGGCATGCTGTCCGGCAGCAATTATGTAGATGGAACACAGATGAAGCGTGACATTGACGACAGCATGGGCAACGGAATCGGCATCCGCAGTGTGGCTCCGGACAACAACTACCGGATGAGCAGCAATGAGGATGTGACCAATTATGTAAAGAACAGAATCGCCGATGTGGTCAAAAAGCATAATCCGTCGGTCAAAAATGTCTACGTGTCGGCAAATCCGGACTTCGTGGAACGCGCCAACTACTATGCCGAGGAGGCACGTGCAGGCCATCCGCTGAAAGGCTTTGCGAGGGAATTCGGGACTATGGTGGAGCGGATTTTCCCGACGCGCAGCGGGTATTAA